A stretch of Chionomys nivalis chromosome 26, mChiNiv1.1, whole genome shotgun sequence DNA encodes these proteins:
- the C26H2orf66 gene encoding uncharacterized protein C2orf66 homolog, producing the protein MSKAPLLLLWAALVLSSHAHGAVLRKEDMWKPLSNPRNRELFFRSLQAYFKGRGLDLGSLPNAFPMDEDPRPLPFQAERIASAFADYEEQKNSLPSSHKG; encoded by the exons ATGTCTAAAGCACCCCTCCTGCTGCTCTGGGCTGCCCTGGTACTGAGCAGCCATGCACACGGAGCCGTGCTGAGAAAGGAAGACATGTGGAAGCCGCTGAGCAACCCCAGAAACAGAGAACTG TTTTTCAGAAGCCTCCAGGCCTATTTTAAGGGTCGAGGACTCGATCTTGGGAGCCTTCCAAATGCCTTCCCCATGGATGAGGACCCCAGACCTCTCCCTTTCCAGGCGGAACGTATCGCTTCTGCATTTGCAGATTACGAAGAGCAGAAAAACTCCCTCCCTAGTTCCCACAAGGGCTGA